The Candidatus Cloacimonadota bacterium genome segment GATTTCATGGGTAGTTAAAATCCAGGTTTTATTATTTTTTCGAATCTTGTTTTTTTCTTCGAGTTCTTTTAAAATAGCTTTCAATGCTAATCTTGACATTTCGTCCTGCTGATTTCCAAAAACTCCCATAAATTCCTGGAAGGTTTTTCCTTCTTCCATTAAAGGATTTTTTTTATGATGTTCGATAAGCATGTTTAAAATTTTGTTCTGGATTTTCGTATTCATCTTTTTCAGAAGCAGGGTAATATGTTCACCTTCCTGGAAAAAGACAATCTCATTGGGAAGTTCGTTGAAGATCGTATTAATCATTTCATCGGGATCGATGTTCAGTTTTTCAGCAAGAGCGAGATGAGAAACCGGGGAAACAGATTTTTTGACTTCAGCAGCAATCTGTTCGGAAAGATTTCCTGAAGAAATATTTTTTACGATCTCTATCTGTTCCTTTCTGCGACGGCGATGATGAAGAGGATAAGGATCGACGATCACTCCTCCACCAAGAGTTAAATCACCGGAAGAGTTGCGGATAATGAAATGATCTCCCATTTGGGCTACGATCGGTTTGGGAAGATAAATTTGAACAATACCGGAATCTTCGCTTTTCAATTCGTTTTTGTCAAGAAGGTGCATTCGAGCCATAATTCTGATAGTTCCCAATAGAAAAATCACCTGGCTCCATAAGCCGATGGGAGTTGCATTTTTAAAGAGGAATAACTTTGCATCGAGCATTTTTGTTTCTTTGATCTGTTTTCCGGCGATCAGCATTCCTTTGACAAAATCTTTATTTTTGATACCGATCAGGTTCAGGGAAGCTCTGTCTCCGGCTTTCAATTGTTCGACTTCATTTCCATGCCGTTCCATTCGTCTGATCCGCAATTCTTTATTACCCGGTAAAAGATAAACAGATTGTTTTTTATTG includes the following:
- the selB gene encoding selenocysteine-specific translation elongation factor; protein product: MENKHLIMGTAGHIDHGKTALVKALTGYDCDTHKQEKDRGITINLGFTHLDLADGNSIGIIDVPGHADFIKTMVTGACGIDFVLLVISADEGIMPQTREHLEIMNILGIEHGMIVLTKMDLVDEELAELAEEETKDFIKGTFLENAQIHKVSTRTKQGLDDLITAISNLFEKIPSRDSKGDFRMYIDRIFTQPGFGTIVNGSILSGTLNKKQSVYLLPGNKELRIRRMERHGNEVEQLKAGDRASLNLIGIKNKDFVKGMLIAGKQIKETKMLDAKLFLFKNATPIGLWSQVIFLLGTIRIMARMHLLDKNELKSEDSGIVQIYLPKPIVAQMGDHFIIRNSSGDLTLGGGVIVDPYPLHHRRRRKEQIEIVKNISSGNLSEQIAAEVKKSVSPVSHLALAEKLNIDPDEMINTIFNELPNEIVFFQEGEHITLLLKKMNTKIQNKILNMLIEHHKKNPLMEEGKTFQEFMGVFGNQQDEMSRLALKAILKELEEKNKIRKNNKTWILTTHEI